GCagtatgaaaaaaatgaaagggagagttTAGTTTTTCTTTGTATATTTATCGGCTCTTCCACTATTTATGTATTTTAGCTGTGGAAAAGACATTAAAGCAAAGAAGTCATGGCTTAGTAATGCTTTTTAGAGTGCAGAGTGCTGACATATTTGTTATTTAGCACAAGACCGGCTGCTCTCTTTCCTTGCTTTGTCTAAAGAATAGTTACCATTTTTCCTACTGATACCATCATGGTTTATTGCCATATCATTTTTATTATGTTTGTCCtgcttattaatttttcaaagagTCTAAATGCAAGTTTGGTTCACTGCAAGTTTCTCGGGTCTCTGCCTCATAAGTATTCTCGAAGTTCAGTCATTAAAGATGCTGCAGCTCATTAATTGGGTTGAAGTCAAACTATTTTGATTGTCCTTAGGGTCCACGAATAGTATAGGGCAAATGAGATGACATCATAAAGTAAATTCCCTTTTTACTGCAGTTGAGAACTCCAACACGCCATAGCTTGCATTTAGGAACCTGCTTTCGCGCTTAGGTTCTTTCATATACTTGCAATTCGTCCAGCTGAAAGAAATTAAGATGGCATCATTCTGCATCTAGATAATGAAGCTTTTCCTGATTAGGAGAAGACAGATATTGATGTTTCCTCGTGGCTTCAATTTTCCAGGGCGTGTTGTTGTAAAATGCAACAACTACAGAGATTTTTTTCCCCAGCCGTATTGTTGCAAAATGCAGCAATtttagactctctctctctctctctctctctctctctctctctctctctctctctctcatgttttACTCGGATTCTGCTTAAGTGCAGACTGTTTATGACCACGATACATTCAGCAAGGATGACAAAATGGGAGATGCTGAGTTTGACATAAAACCATTCATAGAAGCTCTCAAGATGAATCTGCAAGGCCTTCCCAGTGGCACTGTCATAACGAGGCTGCAACCTAGTAGACAAAACTGCCTCGCCGAAGAAAGCTGCATCATGTGGAGTGAAGGCCGAGTTGTCCAAGACATGGTCCTCAGACTGAGAAACGTTGAGTGTGGAGAAGTGGAGATTCAGCTCCAGTGGATCGATCTTCCTGGTTCCAAGGGCTTATAAAGCACCATGAGGTTGGGCCCGTGTTTTGTACTCGAACCTCTCTTGTTCATACCATCCTGCGAAGAGAAGCTGTTGTATGTGTTTCTGCCCACGCGTGACTGGTTTGTATGTGCTTAGCGAGGCAGACATGTCGCAAATGCTCGTGTCTCATGTGATTTATAGGTTAAGCTTATTCGAAACAACATGATCAGAGGGTGGAAGGTGGTGATTGTGTATTTGCAAGTGCTTGTGCAGCCTTATCTCTTGCTACTTCTAGCAATCTTTGAACTTTCTTGGGGGATTGTTTGCTCATGCTTTCGAAAATTTCTACTAAGATTAAATCATCAGAAGCTTACCTTTGGTTTATCCATCGGTCGGGCTATTATGTTATCGAGGAGCTTTTTGTTCACAGGTCAAGCGATGCAAAGGGAACTGAGCTTTTCATACGCGGATCGATCTTCCTTCCGAAACACCGCATGAAATCTTTGTTTTCTCATGCACAAGGTTTATTCAAGTTTGAAAATCTTTGCACTTGACAGTGGATCCTAGCAAGTGATAAATCAAATTTTAGTGCTAAGACAAGCGCAAACCGCCACGGCTTCGTCTCATAAGATGCTTTGAAAAGCTTTTTCCCTCCCAAATGCCTCCATATATAATGTGCTTTTTTATAGCGGCACGCACCAACTTGACCCCTCCTCAAGTCCAATCAGAAATATCAGATTACTTATTGCAAGAaagcaaggggaaaaaaacaaaagggacaAAATAGGGATCTGGCTGGACCGTGACCCTTGGGGGATCACTAGCTAGCTTAAGGTcgagataattgtccaaaaatcctaaatatataatatggtgatcaattcaatcttaactTTTTCAGCTTGACAAATCCAGGTCTaaaacttttgacgatttgtcaatatagttctttcggccaattttagccaaaaatcgctgacatggacattgATTGTCCTAAGTGGCACGATCAATGCTGACATAGATgatattgcaattttttttctttcttttcttttttttttttttcaattgtgggCAGGCCAGCCACCCACGTTGACCccataggcgagggccgcaaaaGCCCTCGTGGCACAACCGACGTCCGCAAcagcgatttctagccaaaattgactagatggactgcattgacaaattgtgaaaaggtttaa
The genomic region above belongs to Rhodamnia argentea isolate NSW1041297 chromosome 6, ASM2092103v1, whole genome shotgun sequence and contains:
- the LOC115741462 gene encoding protein C2-DOMAIN ABA-RELATED 4; this encodes MSSPRTPPSRGGRSSMSMMESLLGLLRIRIKRGVNLAVRDVRSSDPYVVVKMAKQKLKTRVIKKDVNPEWNEDLTLSVSDPAIPIELTVYDHDTFSKDDKMGDAEFDIKPFIEALKMNLQGLPSGTVITRLQPSRQNCLAEESCIMWSEGRVVQDMVLRLRNVECGEVEIQLQWIDLPGSKGL